The following are from one region of the Lepeophtheirus salmonis chromosome 8, UVic_Lsal_1.4, whole genome shotgun sequence genome:
- the LOC121122939 gene encoding LOW QUALITY PROTEIN: uncharacterized protein (The sequence of the model RefSeq protein was modified relative to this genomic sequence to represent the inferred CDS: deleted 2 bases in 1 codon) — translation MSGNSVKAGEGSAPQITYSQQTGFPTIAPAPQQTTLGQGHQGIMSTHQGQFQVISSPPYGTSGAAQNAASATTQYIPQFATYNQQGQLVISPSNFPASAYGQHQIFLTAAPGMQQAQQTQQQAVQQQQVQQQQAAQHQQQQSNHQGGSAKGLLTTTQGINSLLHLFPSVNIRAILSLTMDLFRVTVRGSKLTCLNTSPLMTASQPGLFTSLSSNEAKNDSSKQGQSGLAQQNTAGATTAQAHQGSFIMHNGIAYMNPQHQQAILSSNGQIILRAPTSHETTQQPIMFSPSALTQQSHIQSPGATNQQQGQQQAGQQLSLAPPTLQPMSLSATNTAGTIRHVTTNSNNVSSQSGAPPGKTAISRALPTILPTTNVRPTYTLPQIPVSQASLQVNHQQQSSPKSKNKFSPRGGMGSSAGRQQPGKVNSSVGGATANSILKPSMVQQRATPPGTGTIMSSSPSPLSMGPPILSQQQPPVNSQSQPPVNSHSQPPTLQPMLTVASGGVSTTRTQLHSQYPSLITSAPSPSSGASATVLVSTSSSTLTSTKVLSTSSTASKSKTSSGNNNTLIKAKPPTSTPPPVSSSLNSSTTNGVTESGSVNNGSSGGSDTPKAFVKPNVLTHVIDGHIIQESSQPFSLEAGDDKAQNPGGVPKKESLTEESFSHKHNSSSNSISSPATTGTCVVSLSVSSGSSSTPIMTTTTATTTSTKSSTSSTNSSVTTGTTTHAEKKRGPGRPSGSTRQNIDNQRNPGSGNNQSSKGNNHHIKDGSGPPSEKRRKLTDDPIIKPLPLSTSNSVFGKNGNPLKWSVQQVCDFVKSLHGCAEYVEDFMLQEIDGQALMLLKTEHLMAAMSIKLGPALKICSAINEMREEVKQN, via the exons ATGAGTGGAAATAGTGTAAAGGCTGGGGAAGGTTCTGCACCTCAGATCACATATTCTCAACAAACAGGTTTTCCTACGATCGCCCCCGCCCCACAACAGACAACTCTTGGACAGGGACATCAAGGGATCATGTCCACTCATCAAGGACAATTCCAAGTGATTTCCTCTCCTCCTTATGGGACCTCAGGAGCCGCTCAGAATGCTGCATCTGCAACCACACAATACATTCCTCAATTTGCGACTTATAATCAACAAGGACAACTCGTCATTTCTCCCTCCAACTTCCCTGCCTCAGCCTATGGGCAGCATCAAATCTTTCTCACAGCTGCGCCCGGAATGCAACAGGCTCAGCAAACGCAGCAGCAAGCAGTACAACAACAACAGGTTCAACAGCAGCAGGCGGCACAACATCAGCAACAACAGTCTAATCATCAGGGAGGCTCTGCCAAAGGACTTCTTACGACCACTCAGGGAATAAACAGTCTGCTACACTTGTTCCCATCAGTCAACATCAGGGCTATACTCTCACTCACAATGGACTTGTTCAGAGTAACAGTCCGGGGCAGCAAACTTACATGTTTG AATACCTCTCCCCTCATGACGGCATCTCAACCCGGCCTATTCACCTCTCTATCATCCAATGAGGCGAAGAATGATTCTTCCAAACAGGGACAATCCGGACTAGCGCAACAAAACACTGCTGGGGCTACTACAGCACAAGCTCATCAGGGATCCTTCATTATGCATAATGGAATTGCCTATATGAATCCTCAGCATCAACAGGCTATCCTCTCATCCAATGGACAAATCATTCTGCGAGCTCCAACGTCTCATGAAACGACTCAGCAACCAATCATGTTCTCTCCGAGTGCTCTTACACAACAGAGCCATATCCAGAGTCCTGGTGCCACTAATCAGCAGCAAGGACAGCAACAAGCTGGACAACAACTTAGTCTAGCACCTCCAACATTGCAGCCTATGTCACTGAGTGCAACCAACACTGCAGGAACTATTCGTCATGTAACGACTAATTCTAACAACGTGTCTTCGCAGTCTGGAGCACCTCCCGGTAAAACTGCCATCTCTCGTGCTCTCCCAACCATTCTTCCGACCACGAATGTTCGACCCACTTACACTCTTCCTCAGATCCCTGTTTCACAGGCCTCTCTTCAAGTAAATCATCAGCAGCAATCGAGCCCCAAGAGCAAGAATAAGTTTAGTCCTCGAGGTGGTATGGGTTCTAGTGCTGGACGTCAGCAGCCAGGAAAGGTCAATTCATCAGTAGGAGGAGCTACAGCCAATTCCATTCTGAAGCCCTCTATGGTTCAACAGAGAGCTACACCTCCTGGAACTGGAACCATTATGAGTTCCTCTCCAAGTCCTCTATCCATGGGCCCACCCATTTTATCTCAACAACAACCTCCTGTGAATTCTCAGAGCCAACCTCCTGTGAATTCCCATAGCCAACCTCCGACACTTCAACCCATGCTAACGGTGGCTTCTGGAGGAGTTTCTACTACACGAACTCAACTGCACAGTCAGTATCCATCCCTCATTACTTCAGCCCCTTCTCCCTCATCAGGAGCTAGTGCTACTGTCCTTGTATCCACGTCGAGCAGTACTTTAACATCAACCAAGGTTCTTTCCACTTCATCCACCGCTTCCAAAAGCAAAACTTCATCGGGGAACAATAATACCCTCATCAAGGCTAAACCTCCCACTTCTACTCCACCTCCAGTTAGTTCTTCTTTAAACTCATCAACAACCAATGGAGTGACTGAAAGTGGATCCGTCAACAATGGAAGTAGTGGCGGCAGTGATACTCCTAAAGCCTTTGTCAAGCCCAATGTTTTAACACATGTCATTGATGGTCATATTATCCAAGAGTCCTCTCAACCCTTTTCTCTGGAGGCCGGAGATGATAAAG CTCAAAATCCCGGAGGTGTACCCAAAAAGGAGTCTTTGACGGAAGAGTCCTTCTCCCACAAACATAACTCTTCTTCAAACAGTATTAGCTCCCCCGCTACCACTGGCACATGCGTTGTTTCTCTGAGTGTCTCTTCTGGGAGCAGTAGTACTCCTATTATGACCACCACCACCGCCACCACCACATCTACAAAATCAAGTACTTCCTCGACCAACTCCTCAGTGACTACTGGAACCACCACGCATGCCGAGAAAAAGCGTGGTCCTGGTCGACCGTCCGGTAGTACGCGTCAAAACATTGATAATCAACGCAACCCTGGCTCTGGGAACAATCAGAGTAGTAAAG GAAATAATCACCACATCAAAGATGGGAGTGGTCCACCCAGTGAAAAACGCAGAAAACTCACAGATGATCCAATCATCAAACCCCTACCTCTATCTACCTCAAACTCCGTTTTTGGAAAGAACGGAAATCCCCTCAAATGGTCTGTTCAACAAGTCTGTGATTTCGTCAAGAGTCTCCACGGCTGTGCTGAGTACGTGGAAGACTTTATGCTCCAAGAAATTGATGGCCAGGCTCTCATGCTCCTAAAAACAGAGCATCTCATGGCTGCCATGAGTATTAAACTCGGTCCTGCTCTTAAAATTTGCTCTGCCATTAACGAAATGCGTGAGGAGGTCAAACAGAACTGA